A genomic stretch from Chitinophaga lutea includes:
- a CDS encoding c-type cytochrome, with protein MKALRSPGPAVLLLAVVFLCRCTRDKKAVEQQWSAPDTASIPHTGNGQLIRYGRALIANTAFYLGPNGTVAHASNGMNCQNCHLSAGTTHLANNYAAAFSTYPKFRERSGTVESLEKKINDCFERSMNGRAIDSTGLEMQAIVAYMRWLGQGVPKGTRPVGTGTTLLPYPIFAADPVAGNLVYQQKCMQCHGADGAGKKNIAAAGYLYPPLWGSGSFNTGAGIYRLTKMAGFIKNNMPPGSSYALPQLSDTEAWNVAAFIVSQPRPAKAFAADWPDIRTKPIDHPFGPFPDTFSTVQHKYGPFGPIQQNRSASQKNKP; from the coding sequence ATGAAAGCATTGCGCTCCCCCGGGCCGGCAGTTCTCCTGCTGGCAGTTGTTTTTTTGTGCCGCTGCACGAGAGATAAAAAAGCAGTGGAACAGCAGTGGTCTGCGCCCGACACCGCATCCATCCCCCATACCGGCAACGGTCAACTCATCCGGTATGGGCGGGCGCTGATCGCCAACACTGCTTTTTATCTCGGCCCCAACGGAACGGTAGCGCACGCCAGCAATGGCATGAACTGCCAGAACTGCCACCTCTCCGCCGGCACGACACATCTTGCCAATAATTACGCGGCTGCGTTTTCGACATATCCCAAATTCAGGGAGCGCAGCGGCACAGTGGAATCGCTCGAGAAAAAAATAAACGATTGTTTTGAGCGCAGCATGAACGGCCGGGCGATCGACAGCACCGGCCTGGAAATGCAGGCGATAGTGGCGTACATGCGATGGCTGGGACAGGGCGTTCCCAAAGGAACCAGGCCTGTGGGCACCGGCACAACCCTGCTGCCTTATCCCATCTTTGCCGCCGATCCGGTCGCCGGCAACCTGGTATATCAGCAGAAGTGCATGCAATGCCATGGGGCAGATGGCGCTGGCAAAAAAAACATAGCCGCTGCCGGTTATCTATATCCTCCTTTGTGGGGCAGCGGCAGCTTCAACACCGGGGCCGGCATTTACCGCCTCACCAAAATGGCCGGTTTCATCAAGAACAATATGCCGCCCGGTTCGTCTTACGCATTGCCGCAGCTCAGCGATACGGAAGCCTGGAACGTTGCGGCCTTCATCGTGTCACAACCGCGGCCGGCAAAAGCATTCGCGGCAGACTGGCCCGATATCCGCACCAAGCCAATCGACCATCCATTCGGGCCATTCCCGGATACATTTTCCACAGTACAGCATAAATACGGCCCTTTCGGGCCCATCCAGCAAAACAGATCTGCATCACAAAAAAATAAACCATGA
- a CDS encoding DsrE family protein, with protein sequence MKKIFALILLCFAGIAVQAQNAPYRVIFDLTSKEPANQQAVIRQVKAIMESRPDATLEVAMYSEGLSLVSKENSPYRKDIETLIKDHKVVFKVCGYTMKRKNIAPSALIEGVQVVPDAIYDIMTRQKEGWGYIKVAQ encoded by the coding sequence ATGAAAAAGATATTCGCACTGATTTTACTATGCTTTGCCGGCATCGCCGTGCAGGCGCAAAACGCGCCCTACCGTGTCATTTTTGATCTGACCAGCAAGGAACCCGCCAACCAACAGGCTGTTATCCGGCAGGTCAAGGCGATCATGGAATCCCGGCCGGACGCCACCCTGGAAGTGGCGATGTACAGCGAAGGCTTATCTCTCGTGAGCAAAGAAAATTCCCCCTACAGAAAAGACATCGAAACGTTGATCAAAGACCACAAAGTGGTGTTCAAGGTGTGCGGCTATACGATGAAGAGAAAAAACATCGCCCCGTCGGCGCTGATCGAAGGCGTACAGGTAGTACCGGATGCTATTTACGACATCATGACCCGCCAGAAAGAAGGATGGGGCTATATCAAAGTGGCACAATAA
- a CDS encoding carbohydrate-binding family 9-like protein encodes MCKYARCLITLLFLPWSLTLHAQVFSDNFGQFKGTPLHYVCYQTSAPLQIDGAASEAAWQQAAWTEDFQDIEGSSKPAPSQRTRVKMLWDATHLYILAEMEEQHIWGKLREKDTIIFHDNDFEVFIDPDGDTHQYYEIEINALNTVMDLYMPKPYRNGGMALLNWDAKGLQTAVRINGTLNNPADKDHSWTVEMAIPFKSLSFYRGRTQPADGSNWRINFSRVQWDTDIRNGQYLKRPGVPEYNWVWSPQEIINMHAPERWGYLQFSAKPAGGDATAFVAPAGMAARRILWDVYYRQQQYLRKHRRYATEAGMLGMPAASPAPEIEATSSQFTATVRDGGIVTVINHEGKITSHREQRP; translated from the coding sequence ATGTGTAAATACGCCCGGTGCCTTATTACTTTACTGTTTCTCCCCTGGAGCCTCACGCTCCATGCCCAGGTTTTTTCCGACAATTTCGGGCAGTTCAAAGGAACGCCTTTGCATTATGTGTGTTATCAGACCAGCGCTCCGCTTCAGATCGATGGCGCGGCCAGTGAAGCGGCGTGGCAGCAGGCTGCCTGGACGGAAGACTTCCAGGATATCGAAGGCAGCAGCAAGCCTGCACCTTCGCAGCGTACCCGTGTGAAAATGCTTTGGGATGCCACACATCTTTACATACTGGCGGAAATGGAAGAGCAGCATATCTGGGGGAAACTCCGGGAAAAGGATACCATCATCTTTCACGATAACGACTTTGAAGTATTTATCGACCCGGACGGGGATACCCATCAGTATTATGAAATAGAAATCAACGCGCTTAATACGGTAATGGATCTGTATATGCCTAAACCTTACCGGAACGGAGGCATGGCGCTGCTGAACTGGGACGCCAAAGGACTGCAGACGGCAGTGCGTATCAACGGTACATTGAACAACCCGGCAGACAAAGACCATTCCTGGACCGTTGAAATGGCTATTCCTTTTAAATCGCTAAGTTTTTACCGCGGGCGAACGCAACCCGCCGACGGCAGCAACTGGAGAATCAATTTTTCCCGTGTGCAGTGGGATACCGATATCCGAAACGGACAATACCTGAAGCGGCCGGGTGTGCCGGAATACAATTGGGTATGGTCGCCGCAGGAGATCATCAACATGCATGCCCCCGAACGGTGGGGTTATCTGCAGTTCAGCGCAAAACCGGCAGGAGGTGATGCCACTGCTTTTGTGGCGCCTGCGGGCATGGCGGCCCGTCGCATATTGTGGGATGTGTATTACCGCCAGCAACAGTACCTGCGGAAACACCGCCGCTATGCCACAGAAGCGGGTATGCTGGGAATGCCGGCCGCCTCACCGGCTCCGGAGATCGAAGCCACCAGTTCGCAGTTCACCGCCACTGTCCGGGACGGCGGCATTGTAACGGTGATCAACCACGAAGGAAAGATTACTTCGCATCGTGAGCAAAGGCCGTAG
- a CDS encoding TonB-dependent receptor domain-containing protein encodes MCLSLLLPTIAFAQQGEVNGFVKDRKQQPLPGATVLLKNLKDSSQLKAAMAGDDGRFSIAAVPRGKYLLQVSFITYQTQWLEVSVPEKMPLTIVLPPASTNLETVQVTGRKPTIVSEPGKMVMNVEKSVVSQSQNAFELLKDLPGVTVSKDGEISVKGKKGVTVMLDGELTQLSAAQLKNLLKATAGTSIKAIEVYSTPPASMDAAGNAGVINIRFTGKIQPGLNGSITSGLGWGKYMKTDHGFQLNYGKGKWNIGTNYTYSYDRSWWHDSISRSYLENGKEHRMQQVQHYPEKINSHLAKLSVQYAIDSARSISLQLGFDQNSAPQNGYAYTRFIPDSTLHQRNDNLNKQRNFNSTLQYKWMIDGKSRLSAALHTAQLKLYGRDEFDIRTPNSRRQTRNFYPGSIATYTARVDYTRETMFLGKVEAGVRHGYTSMDNTRTAEVLSDTWWKDAANSNRFRFSEHISALYAQTELTRGKWSYRLGLRAEHTANKGDSLQGPVLVKQDYWSLFPNAALSYSVSDNYKITASYARRIERPDYQLLNPAIRYLDPFTIETGLPTLRPQFSQNFELTQTFFKYAELAVGYNRVKNPMVYTIQQDDNSPVVTYTTLNASLQHVFHGSLSFPLPLPAWWENYNTVYGSISRYGGGLAGRDFKERAASWGFSTNNSFKLPAKFTVELNAWYDGGGLYGALRYKSLAEVSAGFSKQLLDDRLTVGFSVSDIFRTNRYRTVDATNKAAPFYLEGTWESRIAKLSLTWRFGRIASKKAEEAVEENDRMSGKKGMKR; translated from the coding sequence TTGTGCCTGAGTTTGCTGTTGCCCACTATTGCCTTTGCCCAACAGGGAGAGGTGAACGGTTTTGTAAAAGACCGGAAGCAACAGCCATTGCCAGGCGCCACGGTGCTTTTAAAGAACTTAAAAGACTCCTCGCAGCTGAAAGCTGCCATGGCCGGAGACGATGGCCGCTTTTCCATTGCCGCGGTACCGCGCGGCAAATACCTGTTACAGGTCAGTTTTATCACTTATCAGACCCAATGGCTGGAGGTGAGCGTCCCTGAAAAGATGCCGCTTACCATTGTGCTGCCACCCGCCAGCACGAATCTCGAAACGGTACAGGTAACGGGTCGCAAGCCCACTATCGTATCGGAGCCCGGTAAAATGGTCATGAACGTGGAGAAGAGCGTGGTGTCGCAAAGTCAGAACGCCTTTGAATTATTGAAAGACCTTCCCGGCGTGACCGTTAGCAAAGACGGCGAAATTTCGGTGAAGGGCAAAAAAGGCGTGACCGTGATGCTGGACGGGGAACTGACCCAGCTCAGCGCCGCCCAGTTGAAAAACCTGCTGAAAGCCACCGCCGGCACGAGTATCAAGGCCATCGAGGTGTACAGCACGCCGCCGGCCAGTATGGATGCGGCAGGCAATGCGGGCGTCATCAACATCCGCTTCACCGGCAAAATTCAGCCCGGCCTCAACGGCTCCATTACGTCCGGTTTGGGTTGGGGCAAGTACATGAAAACGGACCACGGTTTCCAGCTTAATTACGGGAAAGGGAAATGGAATATCGGGACGAACTACACCTATTCGTATGATCGCAGCTGGTGGCACGACAGCATCAGCCGCAGCTACCTCGAGAACGGCAAGGAGCACCGCATGCAGCAGGTGCAGCATTATCCTGAGAAAATCAATTCCCATCTCGCCAAACTGTCTGTGCAGTATGCGATCGACAGCGCCCGCAGCATCAGCCTGCAACTGGGTTTTGACCAGAACAGCGCTCCGCAGAACGGTTATGCCTACACCCGTTTTATCCCCGATTCCACTTTGCACCAGCGGAACGATAACCTGAACAAGCAGCGTAATTTTAATTCCACCCTGCAATACAAATGGATGATCGACGGGAAAAGCCGCTTGTCGGCCGCTTTGCATACGGCCCAGCTGAAGCTGTACGGGCGCGATGAGTTCGATATCCGTACTCCCAACTCCCGGCGGCAGACGAGGAATTTTTATCCCGGTTCGATAGCAACATACACCGCCCGCGTTGACTACACACGGGAAACGATGTTCCTGGGTAAAGTGGAGGCCGGCGTCCGGCACGGGTATACGAGCATGGATAATACCCGTACCGCCGAAGTGTTGTCAGACACCTGGTGGAAAGACGCCGCTAACAGCAACCGCTTCCGCTTTTCGGAACATATCAGCGCCCTCTATGCTCAAACGGAGTTGACGAGAGGCAAATGGAGCTATCGCCTTGGCCTGCGCGCAGAGCATACCGCCAATAAGGGGGATTCGCTGCAGGGGCCGGTGCTGGTGAAGCAGGACTATTGGTCGCTTTTTCCCAACGCCGCGTTGTCGTACAGCGTCAGTGACAACTACAAAATCACCGCATCGTATGCCCGGCGCATTGAGCGCCCGGACTACCAGCTGCTGAACCCGGCGATCCGTTACCTTGATCCCTTCACGATAGAAACCGGTCTGCCCACCCTGCGCCCGCAGTTTTCCCAGAACTTCGAGCTTACGCAAACCTTTTTCAAATACGCAGAACTGGCTGTGGGGTACAACCGGGTGAAAAATCCGATGGTGTACACTATCCAGCAGGACGACAACAGCCCGGTCGTAACATACACCACCCTGAACGCCTCGCTGCAACACGTATTTCACGGTTCGTTATCGTTCCCGCTGCCGTTGCCGGCATGGTGGGAGAATTACAACACGGTATACGGAAGTATCTCCCGGTACGGCGGTGGACTGGCGGGCAGGGATTTTAAGGAGCGGGCGGCATCGTGGGGTTTCTCCACCAATAACTCTTTCAAACTGCCTGCGAAATTTACAGTGGAACTGAATGCCTGGTACGATGGCGGCGGTTTATATGGTGCGCTGCGATATAAATCTTTGGCCGAAGTGAGTGCCGGATTTTCCAAACAGCTGCTCGACGACCGGCTGACCGTGGGATTCAGCGTGTCTGATATTTTCCGGACGAACCGCTACCGCACGGTGGATGCCACCAACAAAGCCGCGCCGTTTTACCTGGAAGGTACCTGGGAATCGCGCATCGCGAAACTGAGCCTTACCTGGCGCTTCGGCCGCATAGCGTCCAAAAAGGCGGAGGAAGCGGTGGAAGAGAACGACCGGATGTCCGGGAAGAAGGGGATGAAGAGATAG
- a CDS encoding redoxin family protein, translated as MKKILILLFLSATVPAWAQFQLKGKILHYSGKDSLAINIPLIYGFHPENTVRIPVAGDGTFNIALPAQSIRFASLYYQRRSYSLLLSPGKELTVQWDEQNKQLQPLSGSALQENTLLRKINFDETPFFLQHETGLMPLDELNSTIRQPYFHQQQQKTNTVQASDLPWSYKKLIAAELRYLTFNHLNDLARSNMRNRAALDSFIISVFDSSRIEPEVWPAGPQYFAFAGNYVRYLETKAFRQIKKENIPSSEPIPYFGISLDSATVLVNKYGKPYWRWIGSLQNFPPDVTEVYNYQQIINLYQYKDLTQAQHLAAAFRQRFPASRFNPDIDQKINGLRQMLAQHASNKDIVVIDSVRSIYDVIKTLKGKVVYLDVWGTWCGPCKEQLKHTGPLKAAFKNKAVAFVYLDMDEDHRENTWREFIKVNGLAGIHFRKNRQTIAPIWKELLAEHPDKREYYPQYFIFDKTGKPAVAKAFQPDDKEKLYRQIEEVLAR; from the coding sequence ATGAAAAAGATATTGATATTATTGTTTCTCTCCGCCACCGTTCCAGCATGGGCCCAGTTTCAACTGAAAGGAAAAATCCTGCACTACAGCGGGAAAGACAGCCTGGCCATCAATATTCCGCTGATATATGGCTTTCATCCCGAAAACACCGTCCGTATCCCCGTGGCAGGAGATGGCACGTTCAACATCGCGCTGCCGGCGCAATCCATCCGCTTCGCCTCGCTTTATTACCAGCGTCGTTCATACAGCCTGCTGTTATCTCCCGGAAAAGAACTGACAGTGCAGTGGGATGAACAGAACAAACAGTTACAGCCATTATCCGGTAGCGCATTGCAGGAAAATACCCTCCTCCGGAAAATCAATTTTGACGAAACACCGTTTTTTCTCCAACATGAAACCGGCTTGATGCCGCTGGATGAATTGAACAGCACCATCAGGCAGCCGTATTTTCACCAGCAGCAGCAAAAAACGAATACCGTTCAGGCATCCGACCTTCCGTGGTCATATAAAAAATTGATTGCCGCCGAATTGCGATACCTCACCTTCAATCACCTGAACGACCTGGCCCGCAGCAACATGCGGAACAGGGCGGCGCTCGACAGTTTCATCATCAGCGTATTCGACAGCAGCAGGATTGAACCGGAAGTTTGGCCGGCAGGGCCCCAGTACTTTGCGTTTGCCGGCAATTACGTGCGCTATCTCGAAACAAAAGCATTCAGGCAGATAAAGAAAGAAAATATCCCTTCCAGTGAACCTATCCCGTATTTCGGGATTAGTCTGGACAGTGCAACGGTACTGGTCAACAAATATGGGAAACCGTATTGGCGCTGGATTGGCAGCCTCCAGAATTTCCCGCCGGATGTAACGGAGGTTTACAACTACCAACAGATCATCAACCTGTATCAATACAAAGACCTGACGCAGGCGCAGCACCTGGCCGCGGCTTTCCGGCAACGGTTCCCGGCCAGCAGGTTCAATCCCGATATCGATCAGAAAATAAACGGGCTCCGGCAAATGCTGGCACAGCATGCCTCCAATAAAGACATCGTTGTGATAGACAGTGTGCGGTCGATTTATGATGTGATAAAGACGCTCAAAGGGAAGGTCGTATACCTAGACGTATGGGGCACCTGGTGCGGGCCATGCAAGGAACAGCTGAAACACACCGGGCCGCTCAAAGCCGCATTTAAAAACAAGGCAGTAGCCTTCGTGTATCTCGATATGGATGAAGATCACCGGGAAAACACCTGGAGAGAATTTATCAAAGTGAACGGCCTGGCCGGCATCCACTTCCGTAAAAACAGGCAGACCATTGCGCCCATCTGGAAAGAACTGTTAGCGGAGCACCCCGACAAAAGGGAATATTACCCCCAGTATTTCATCTTCGACAAAACGGGAAAACCGGCCGTCGCAAAGGCCTTTCAGCCGGATGATAAAGAAAAGCTCTACCGGCAGATAGAAGAAGTGCTGGCGAGGTAA
- a CDS encoding family 10 glycosylhydrolase, translated as MDKRHFIKSLGVGSLALMEPGLVAKSAALPEQTEPAKAQHRVWINPNHKDTAAELKQRYAGYKQAGIGVIYFEEDSPPHFKTAKEAGIEAHRWFWTMNRNDKELLAKHPEWFSQNRKGDSCATKPPYVDYYRFLCPNKPGVVAHLREQAERILSKDYVDGLHLDYIRFVDVILPVNLWAKYGIDQSKELPEYDFCYCSDCRDKYKKSYSTDPLEMAHPDQIPSWRRFRYNSITNVVSNMAEVARQHKKPITAAVFPTPEIAKRIVRQDWVNWPLNAVCPMIYHGFYKEGVQWIGDAVAEGVKALHGSFPLYAGLFLPDFDGDAAQIRKGVQLALENGAAGVSVFGTLTPEVLGILKETV; from the coding sequence ATGGATAAACGTCACTTTATAAAATCGTTAGGCGTAGGCAGTCTCGCACTAATGGAACCCGGTCTGGTGGCTAAATCCGCCGCATTGCCGGAGCAGACCGAACCAGCAAAGGCGCAGCATCGCGTTTGGATAAACCCCAATCATAAAGACACCGCCGCGGAGCTGAAGCAGCGTTATGCCGGTTATAAACAGGCGGGTATCGGGGTGATATATTTTGAAGAAGACAGCCCGCCACATTTTAAAACCGCGAAAGAAGCCGGGATAGAGGCACACCGGTGGTTCTGGACGATGAACCGCAACGACAAGGAACTGCTGGCCAAACACCCCGAATGGTTTTCACAAAACCGGAAAGGAGATTCCTGCGCCACCAAACCGCCGTATGTGGACTATTACCGTTTCCTCTGCCCGAACAAACCGGGTGTAGTAGCGCACCTGCGCGAACAGGCGGAGCGTATCCTGTCGAAAGACTATGTGGACGGCCTGCATCTGGATTATATCCGTTTTGTGGACGTCATCCTGCCTGTGAACCTCTGGGCCAAATATGGCATCGACCAGTCGAAGGAATTGCCGGAATACGACTTCTGCTACTGCAGTGATTGCCGCGACAAATACAAAAAGTCGTACAGCACGGATCCGCTGGAGATGGCGCATCCCGATCAAATCCCTTCATGGCGGCGGTTCCGTTACAACAGCATTACGAATGTGGTGAGCAATATGGCCGAAGTGGCCCGTCAGCATAAAAAGCCTATCACGGCGGCCGTATTTCCCACGCCGGAAATCGCCAAACGGATTGTGCGCCAGGATTGGGTAAACTGGCCGCTCAATGCCGTATGCCCGATGATCTATCACGGCTTTTACAAAGAGGGCGTACAATGGATCGGCGATGCGGTGGCGGAAGGGGTAAAGGCCCTGCACGGCAGTTTCCCTTTATATGCCGGCCTTTTCCTGCCGGATTTCGACGGAGATGCAGCGCAGATCAGGAAAGGTGTACAGCTGGCGCTGGAGAACGGCGCTGCGGGGGTATCGGTGTTTGGCACGCTGACGCCGGAGGTATTGGGAATATTGAAGGAAACGGTGTGA
- a CDS encoding PAS domain S-box protein, whose translation MTNQLRSRQEAHLQSALQLAPIGAFLADLEGNCFFVNKEWEKISGLTAKESQGKGWLKIIVKEDIPAVAATMKNAVSSPQEPLHFSYRIIHPQQGMRYCEVSARFFTDTSGENCFLGYVQDVTIQKEAERKQMELTTHLQSLIASLEDIVFEIDGNQVFLNVWVHDESKLYMPREAFLGKSISEVLGPQALLFSRLLTDVMTSGQEREIVYRHWDSSVNQWYKARAKPVVRKPDPSDCIMIISIADVTAQKTAELSLQETKYSLELSNQLLDVSQQLSQTGGWEYNRQTGEVFWTKHTYLIYDVDESFQPTLESSMQFFHPDDRALLDKYAGEAIRDKKPYDLEVRVTTAKNVEKWLRAIGVPVEKDGEVVMIRGALMDITQKKTDELELITAKNFAEDAARAKADFLSIMSHEIRTPLNGIIGIANLLQLNHAEDQKEYVSNLIFSADHLLQLINDILDLNKIERDQFEMTYSVVNLHELVKNIHNQFKSLADAKKLKLISTIDSEIPKKVNADVIRLSQILNNLTSNAIHYTEKGSITISLQLVKKHKEKVNVHFSVKDTGVGIPEKYHGAVFESFRQVEQPGARKQAGTGLGLTITQKLIELHKSKIFLESTPGEGTEFHFDILFDLPTKKNRPPERAKISELSAYERKFKGMRLLFVEDNQINVMVAKRQLEYFGIRPDCALNGTEAVLLLKENQYDVAFIDLHMPEMDGYELSEIIRKEYPEVHIVIFTADIMPEVRRKFARRGIFDILNKPFFPREMLSTLLKIAQVRKLEI comes from the coding sequence ATGACGAACCAACTACGTAGCAGGCAGGAGGCGCATCTGCAAAGTGCTCTTCAGCTTGCTCCCATAGGGGCGTTTCTGGCGGATTTGGAGGGAAATTGTTTCTTTGTTAATAAAGAATGGGAAAAAATATCAGGTCTCACTGCTAAAGAATCTCAAGGTAAAGGCTGGCTGAAGATCATTGTAAAAGAAGATATCCCTGCAGTAGCCGCCACCATGAAAAATGCGGTCTCATCGCCCCAGGAGCCGCTCCACTTTTCTTACCGGATTATCCACCCGCAGCAAGGCATGCGCTATTGCGAGGTTAGTGCCCGCTTCTTTACCGATACCTCGGGCGAAAACTGCTTTTTAGGGTATGTGCAGGATGTGACCATTCAGAAAGAAGCGGAACGGAAGCAAATGGAACTGACCACCCACCTCCAGTCGCTGATCGCCTCACTGGAAGATATCGTTTTTGAAATAGACGGCAACCAGGTTTTTCTCAACGTATGGGTGCACGACGAAAGCAAACTGTACATGCCCCGGGAAGCCTTTTTGGGTAAAAGCATCAGTGAGGTGCTGGGCCCTCAGGCGTTGCTGTTCAGCAGACTGCTGACGGATGTGATGACAAGTGGCCAGGAACGGGAAATCGTTTACCGGCACTGGGACAGCTCCGTCAATCAATGGTACAAGGCCAGGGCGAAGCCGGTGGTGCGAAAACCGGATCCCTCCGATTGTATCATGATCATCAGCATCGCCGATGTTACCGCCCAGAAAACCGCCGAGCTCTCGCTGCAGGAAACCAAATACAGCCTTGAGCTGAGCAACCAGCTGCTCGACGTAAGCCAGCAGCTAAGCCAGACGGGTGGTTGGGAATACAACCGGCAGACGGGTGAAGTGTTCTGGACCAAACATACCTATCTCATTTACGACGTGGATGAAAGTTTCCAGCCCACCCTGGAAAGTTCGATGCAGTTTTTTCACCCGGACGACCGGGCGCTGCTCGACAAATATGCCGGCGAAGCCATTCGTGATAAAAAGCCGTACGACCTGGAAGTGCGCGTCACCACCGCCAAAAACGTGGAGAAATGGCTGCGCGCCATCGGCGTGCCGGTGGAGAAAGACGGGGAAGTGGTGATGATCAGGGGTGCGCTGATGGACATCACGCAAAAGAAAACCGACGAACTGGAGCTTATTACGGCGAAAAACTTCGCGGAAGACGCGGCCCGGGCCAAGGCTGACTTCCTGTCGATCATGAGCCACGAGATCCGGACTCCGCTCAACGGTATCATCGGTATCGCCAACCTGCTCCAGCTGAACCACGCAGAAGACCAGAAAGAATACGTCAGCAACCTGATTTTTTCCGCTGACCACCTGCTGCAACTTATTAACGATATCCTAGATCTCAACAAGATCGAAAGAGATCAGTTTGAAATGACCTACTCCGTTGTTAACCTGCACGAGCTGGTGAAGAATATCCACAACCAGTTCAAGTCGCTGGCAGATGCCAAAAAACTGAAGCTGATCAGCACAATTGACAGCGAGATTCCCAAAAAGGTAAATGCGGACGTCATCCGGCTGAGTCAGATATTGAATAACCTCACCAGCAACGCGATTCATTACACTGAAAAAGGAAGTATCACGATCAGCCTCCAACTGGTTAAAAAGCACAAGGAAAAAGTGAATGTCCATTTTTCAGTGAAGGACACGGGCGTAGGCATTCCGGAAAAATACCACGGCGCGGTGTTCGAAAGTTTCCGGCAGGTAGAGCAGCCCGGCGCCAGGAAACAAGCCGGGACCGGGCTTGGCCTCACCATCACGCAAAAACTCATCGAGCTGCACAAAAGCAAAATTTTCCTGGAAAGCACGCCGGGCGAAGGCACGGAGTTTCATTTCGATATCCTCTTCGACCTGCCCACCAAAAAGAACCGGCCGCCGGAACGGGCGAAAATCTCCGAGCTATCGGCCTACGAAAGAAAATTCAAGGGTATGCGGCTGTTGTTTGTAGAAGACAACCAGATCAACGTGATGGTCGCAAAGAGGCAGCTGGAATATTTCGGTATTCGGCCCGACTGTGCGCTCAACGGAACGGAGGCGGTGCTGCTCCTGAAGGAAAACCAATACGACGTTGCTTTCATCGACCTGCATATGCCTGAAATGGACGGTTACGAGCTATCCGAAATCATCCGGAAAGAATATCCCGAAGTACACATCGTCATTTTCACGGCAGACATTATGCCAGAAGTACGAAGAAAGTTTGCCAGGAGAGGAATATTCGACATCCTGAACAAACCCTTCTTCCCGCGCGAAATGCTTTCCACCCTGCTGAAGATTGCCCAGGTGAGAAAGCTGGAAATCTGA
- a CDS encoding helix-turn-helix domain-containing protein has translation MILIQPPGHLSNHISFGWYSAAGKGLSAKQVRLIPDGRHGLVVQHLQGRTAISEENGNPLPVGFVYGQSSAPFVNRLHGEAFTIGIFFRPHAVKDIFKIDADLLADGYANLDDLAGYRINEVLLNLEKPEKICRYLFDFIWKKLSGYGKTDRLIEDSFSSIQQNISAVSTGNIFKHYNISERQFQRRFKERAGIPLNTYIRVIKFQAALQLLHQQPDPKLSGIAYQLGYADQSHFTRDFKFFSGHTPKEVAAGKILFPENLFPGLPLQTRRHILF, from the coding sequence ATGATCCTCATCCAGCCTCCGGGCCATCTCAGCAACCATATCTCGTTCGGCTGGTATTCAGCTGCCGGGAAAGGGCTTTCGGCAAAGCAGGTACGGCTTATCCCGGACGGGCGGCATGGCCTCGTTGTACAACATTTACAAGGCCGGACGGCTATCAGCGAAGAAAACGGCAACCCGCTGCCGGTGGGCTTCGTATATGGGCAAAGTTCAGCACCGTTTGTAAACCGCCTTCACGGTGAGGCTTTTACCATCGGCATTTTCTTCAGGCCGCATGCCGTCAAGGATATATTCAAGATAGATGCAGACCTGCTGGCCGATGGCTACGCCAACCTCGATGATCTTGCCGGGTACCGTATCAATGAGGTACTCCTGAACCTCGAAAAACCGGAAAAAATCTGCCGGTACCTGTTTGATTTCATCTGGAAAAAACTGAGTGGGTACGGCAAAACCGACCGCCTGATCGAAGACAGCTTTTCTTCCATTCAGCAAAATATCAGTGCTGTCAGTACAGGGAACATCTTCAAACATTACAACATATCCGAACGGCAATTCCAGCGGCGGTTTAAAGAAAGGGCCGGCATCCCGCTGAACACCTATATCCGTGTCATCAAATTCCAGGCGGCGCTGCAACTATTGCATCAGCAGCCCGATCCTAAATTGTCCGGCATCGCCTACCAACTAGGATATGCAGATCAGTCGCATTTTACACGGGATTTCAAATTTTTTAGCGGTCACACACCGAAAGAAGTCGCTGCAGGGAAAATATTATTCCCGGAGAATCTCTTTCCCGGCCTGCCGCTGCAAACACGGAGGCACATTCTTTTTTAA